In the genome of Gloeotrichia echinulata CP02, one region contains:
- a CDS encoding Uma2 family endonuclease, with protein MILQASNQLTLQEFLNLPPGDGDITYELVDGQAIPKMSPKKFHSKLTRAFIHLIEELCAGKGEVCPELTLALTHRGKDWGPTPDLIYISNERLPADWDEEGACSVPPDLVIEIISPGQTFGQMAAKAKNYLDAQVLRVWVVDSKARSITVFYPDAAPQTYMGDEIITDSLFEGWEFTVEQVFQKAKIPL; from the coding sequence ATGATACTCCAAGCCAGTAATCAATTGACATTGCAAGAGTTCCTCAACCTTCCCCCAGGCGATGGAGATATCACCTACGAACTTGTTGATGGTCAAGCAATTCCGAAGATGTCACCTAAAAAATTCCACTCAAAATTGACTCGCGCCTTTATCCATTTGATTGAGGAATTGTGTGCTGGTAAAGGAGAAGTTTGTCCAGAATTGACTCTCGCATTAACTCATCGGGGTAAAGATTGGGGACCAACACCAGATCTAATATATATATCTAATGAACGTTTACCCGCCGATTGGGATGAGGAAGGAGCTTGTTCTGTTCCGCCTGATTTGGTAATTGAAATTATATCCCCCGGTCAAACCTTTGGACAAATGGCAGCCAAAGCCAAAAATTATTTAGATGCTCAAGTCTTGCGGGTGTGGGTGGTAGATAGCAAAGCCAGAAGCATTACTGTATTTTATCCTGATGCGGCGCCACAAACTTATATGGGAGATGAAATCATCACCGATTCTTTGTTTGAAGGGTGGGAGTTTACCGTTGAGCAGGTGTTTCAAAAGGCGAAAATTCCTTTATAG
- a CDS encoding HEAT repeat domain-containing protein translates to MNPTRRPKGFLGSNEGLKKLQAKKREKRYTYENIRKEANVTLDQVKRLFNPQWGYKIGTEAIELIAAVLDLQPEDIVGFDAWNSSANVSEVETTEINWRQICNAMLESQQAAARLRRQATERGFELNVYVPLGLVERKQQQRRQQDEQREREKVYELTEEVIVKTYEHDAFLNQVIGQQPTGNNKHIAIIGEPGAGKTTLLSTIATYIKDQTQNLFIYISLANLQGRTIEEYLLQRWLPEALRFVKSDFIVTPAEIERQLIECFGKLRIWLLLDGVDEMGENSPTQALAKINQQLTESLRQARVVLTCRLNVWDAQVKNTLSGFDTYKTQEFQPEQIYDFIQQWFTCAKNCQKGETLQAKLKADRHDNIRKLVTNPLRLALLCQTFDLDSQGELPETKAALYQRFTRYFYDWKSELFPDLSDSDDLKDELHSALSKLAFAGINSSSRFRLRRRLARQEIGEELFKLACDVGWLNLVDRLAQSDEEVYAFYHPNFQEYFAALAVKDWHEFLNHIPDNPKQGTYRIFAPQWKEVILLWLGREDVRNEEKEAFIRELVEFNDGCGEWNREDIDKGFYDYRAYFLAAAGIAEFKHCSRTDEIVEQIVKWRFGYFNTNQHKWVKFLGVIVNEAETALQQTERTKAIATLVQLLQSQDVDDDTRRLPAYGLGKIDPGNENAIAALEQLLQSQDVDDYTRWLAAYSLGKIDPGNEFAIAALVQLLQSQDVDDYTRRQVAESLGKIDPDNENAIAALEQLLQSQDVDDYTRRQVAESLGKIDPGNENAITALEQLLQSQDVDYRTRRLAAESLGKIDPGNKNAIAALVQLLQSQDVDNFTRRQAAVILEKIGTGNENAIAALVQLLQSQDVDDDTRRQAAKSLGEIGTGNENAITALVQLLQSQDVDDDTRSDAAYSLGEIDPGNENAIATLVQLLQSPYLDNFTRWQAAVSLGKILQSNEQRFLAVKALKDYLQFNANYNVIWKCAQNMPYPDFYNAWHDG, encoded by the coding sequence ATGAACCCAACGCGCAGACCTAAAGGTTTTCTTGGTAGTAACGAAGGTTTGAAAAAACTCCAGGCGAAAAAGCGTGAGAAACGTTACACCTATGAAAACATCAGAAAAGAAGCAAATGTAACTCTTGATCAGGTTAAGCGACTTTTTAACCCACAATGGGGATACAAAATTGGGACAGAAGCTATTGAGTTAATTGCTGCTGTTCTCGACTTGCAACCAGAGGATATTGTTGGCTTTGATGCGTGGAATTCATCAGCTAACGTTAGTGAGGTAGAGACAACAGAGATTAACTGGCGCCAAATTTGCAACGCTATGCTAGAAAGTCAGCAAGCAGCAGCAAGACTGAGACGCCAAGCTACAGAACGAGGTTTTGAACTTAACGTTTATGTTCCCTTGGGGTTGGTGGAACGCAAACAGCAACAACGCCGCCAGCAAGATGAACAACGAGAACGGGAAAAGGTTTATGAGTTAACCGAAGAAGTTATTGTTAAAACTTATGAACATGACGCCTTTCTCAATCAAGTAATTGGACAACAACCAACGGGAAACAATAAACATATAGCCATCATCGGCGAACCGGGAGCAGGTAAGACTACTTTATTAAGCACAATTGCTACTTATATTAAAGACCAAACACAAAACTTATTTATCTATATTTCTCTTGCTAACTTGCAGGGAAGAACGATAGAAGAATATTTACTTCAACGATGGCTACCGGAAGCACTGAGATTCGTTAAATCTGATTTTATTGTTACGCCAGCCGAAATTGAACGTCAATTAATTGAGTGTTTTGGTAAACTACGAATTTGGCTACTGTTAGATGGCGTCGATGAAATGGGGGAAAATTCACCGACGCAAGCATTAGCCAAAATTAATCAACAACTGACAGAATCTTTGAGACAGGCGCGGGTGGTGTTAACTTGTCGGTTAAATGTGTGGGATGCTCAAGTTAAGAATACACTGTCAGGATTTGATACTTATAAAACTCAAGAATTTCAACCAGAACAAATTTATGACTTTATTCAGCAATGGTTTACCTGTGCTAAGAATTGCCAAAAAGGGGAAACACTACAGGCGAAATTAAAAGCAGATAGGCATGACAATATTCGTAAATTGGTAACAAATCCTCTGCGGTTGGCGCTGTTGTGTCAGACTTTTGATTTGGATAGTCAGGGAGAATTACCAGAAACTAAAGCAGCGCTTTACCAAAGGTTTACCCGTTATTTTTATGATTGGAAATCAGAATTATTTCCTGATTTGAGTGACTCTGATGATTTAAAAGATGAATTACACAGCGCTTTAAGCAAATTAGCTTTCGCAGGCATTAACAGTAGTAGTAGGTTTCGCTTACGGCGGCGTTTAGCGCGTCAAGAAATAGGTGAGGAACTGTTTAAATTAGCTTGTGATGTTGGTTGGTTGAATTTAGTAGACAGATTAGCACAAAGCGATGAAGAAGTTTACGCTTTCTATCATCCCAACTTTCAGGAATACTTTGCCGCGTTAGCGGTGAAAGATTGGCACGAATTTCTTAACCATATTCCCGATAACCCAAAACAAGGAACTTATCGCATTTTTGCACCGCAGTGGAAAGAGGTAATTTTGCTGTGGTTGGGAAGGGAAGATGTGAGGAATGAGGAAAAAGAAGCGTTTATTCGGGAGTTGGTGGAATTTAATGATGGGTGTGGTGAATGGAATAGGGAAGATATAGACAAAGGCTTTTATGACTATCGCGCCTATTTTTTAGCAGCAGCGGGAATAGCCGAGTTTAAACATTGTTCCCGAACAGATGAAATAGTCGAGCAAATTGTGAAATGGCGCTTTGGTTATTTCAACACTAATCAACACAAGTGGGTGAAGTTTCTTGGTGTTATTGTAAATGAAGCTGAAACAGCACTACAACAAACAGAACGCACAAAAGCGATCGCTACCTTGGTGCAACTGCTGCAATCACAGGATGTGGATGATGACACCCGTAGGCTGCCAGCATATGGCTTAGGGAAAATCGACCCAGGCAATGAAAATGCGATCGCTGCTTTGGAGCAACTGCTGCAATCACAGGATGTGGATGATTACACCCGTTGGCTGGCAGCATATAGCTTAGGGAAAATCGACCCAGGCAATGAATTTGCGATCGCTGCTTTGGTGCAACTGCTGCAATCACAGGATGTGGATGATTACACCCGTAGGCAGGTAGCAGAAAGCTTAGGGAAAATCGACCCAGACAATGAAAATGCGATCGCTGCTTTGGAGCAACTGCTGCAATCACAGGATGTGGATGATTACACCCGTAGGCAGGTAGCAGAAAGCTTAGGGAAAATCGACCCAGGCAATGAAAATGCGATCACTGCTTTGGAGCAACTGCTGCAATCACAGGATGTGGATTACCGCACCCGTAGGCTGGCAGCAGAAAGCTTAGGGAAAATCGACCCAGGCAATAAAAATGCGATCGCTGCTTTGGTGCAACTGCTGCAATCACAGGATGTGGATAATTTCACCCGTAGGCAGGCAGCAGTAATCTTAGAGAAAATCGGCACAGGCAATGAAAATGCGATCGCTGCTTTGGTGCAACTGCTCCAATCACAGGATGTGGATGATGACACCCGTAGGCAGGCAGCAAAAAGCTTAGGGGAAATCGGCACAGGCAATGAAAATGCGATCACTGCTTTGGTGCAACTGCTGCAATCACAGGATGTGGATGATGACACCCGTAGTGACGCAGCATATAGCTTAGGGGAAATCGACCCAGGCAATGAAAATGCGATCGCTACTTTGGTGCAACTGCTGCAATCACCGTATTTGGATAATTTCACCCGTTGGCAGGCAGCAGTAAGCTTAGGGAAAATCTTACAAAGTAATGAGCAGCGGTTTTTAGCGGTAAAAGCTTTAAAGGATTATTTGCAATTTAATGCTAACTACAATGTCATCTGGAAATGTGCCCAAAACATGCCCTACCCTGATTTCTACAATGCATGGCATGATGGCTAG
- the glpK gene encoding glycerol kinase GlpK, with product MQTLGSTIGSSGYILALDLGTTGNRAFVLNAEGQIVGHAYKELTQYYPHPGWLEHDPVEIWQDTCSLMQTAIANSQILPGEIVAIGLTVQRETCLIWDKITGKPLQRAIVWQDRRTAPLCLHLQQQGYAAEIYDRTGLVIDAYFSATKLSWLLDQFPDVDRTNLLAGTIDTWVLWNLTGRKIHATDHSNASRTMLMNLKTGEWDETLLDLFQIPAEILPQIQPSLGLFGVTDAALLGATIPITAILGDQQAALFGHGCDRPGLMKCTYGTGSFLVAHTGAEIVRSQHQLISTVAWTQNHSGTMEVGYALEGSMFTSGACIQWLRDGLKLIKTAGETEAMANQVTDNGGVYFVPAFSGLGTPYWDMSARGAFFGLTANVKPQHLVRAVLEAIAYQVLEVVQAINASSSTPVGRLTVDGGACENNFLMQFQADVLGIPIERPMMRDTTVQGAAFAAGLSVGFWDSYAALVRQRQIERVFEPSDRRDNALKQFVNWQHAVKRTLAWVEC from the coding sequence ATGCAGACACTTGGCAGTACAATTGGATCATCGGGCTATATTCTGGCTTTGGACTTGGGCACAACGGGTAATCGTGCCTTTGTGTTAAATGCAGAGGGTCAGATTGTGGGGCACGCTTACAAAGAACTAACTCAGTATTATCCCCATCCAGGATGGTTAGAACATGATCCTGTAGAAATTTGGCAAGATACTTGCTCTTTGATGCAAACGGCGATCGCTAATTCCCAAATTCTCCCTGGGGAAATTGTGGCAATTGGGCTGACTGTGCAGCGCGAAACTTGCCTAATTTGGGATAAAATCACTGGTAAACCCCTCCAACGGGCAATTGTCTGGCAAGACCGCCGTACTGCTCCCCTGTGCCTGCATTTACAACAGCAAGGCTATGCTGCGGAGATTTACGATCGCACTGGATTGGTGATTGATGCCTATTTTTCGGCTACTAAACTGAGCTGGCTATTAGATCAGTTTCCTGATGTTGACCGCACCAACTTGTTAGCTGGGACAATTGATACTTGGGTGCTGTGGAACTTGACAGGACGCAAAATCCATGCTACAGACCACAGCAACGCCAGCCGCACCATGTTAATGAATCTCAAAACGGGGGAATGGGATGAAACCCTATTGGATCTGTTCCAGATTCCGGCGGAAATTTTGCCGCAAATTCAGCCCAGTTTGGGATTATTTGGCGTCACCGACGCGGCTTTATTGGGGGCGACCATTCCCATTACCGCGATTTTGGGCGACCAGCAAGCGGCGTTGTTTGGTCACGGCTGCGATCGCCCTGGTTTGATGAAATGCACCTACGGCACTGGTAGCTTTTTAGTCGCTCATACTGGTGCTGAAATTGTCCGTTCCCAACATCAACTCATTTCCACCGTCGCCTGGACGCAAAACCACAGCGGGACAATGGAAGTCGGCTATGCTTTAGAAGGCAGTATGTTTACCAGTGGAGCTTGTATCCAATGGCTAAGGGATGGACTTAAACTGATTAAAACTGCTGGCGAAACAGAAGCAATGGCGAATCAAGTTACAGATAATGGCGGAGTATATTTTGTCCCCGCCTTTAGTGGGTTGGGTACACCATACTGGGATATGAGCGCCAGGGGAGCCTTTTTTGGCTTAACAGCTAACGTCAAACCCCAGCATTTAGTCCGCGCCGTCCTCGAAGCGATCGCCTATCAGGTTCTGGAAGTAGTACAGGCGATTAATGCATCTAGCAGCACGCCGGTGGGGCGATTAACAGTAGATGGTGGCGCTTGCGAGAATAATTTTCTCATGCAATTCCAAGCAGATGTCTTAGGTATTCCCATTGAACGCCCGATGATGCGTGATACTACCGTGCAAGGTGCAGCATTTGCAGCAGGTCTATCTGTGGGTTTTTGGGATAGCTATGCAGCACTAGTGCGCCAACGGCAGATTGAGCGCGTGTTTGAGCCTAGTGACAGGAGAGATAATGCATTGAAACAGTTTGTTAATTGGCAACACGCGGTTAAACGTACTTTGGCGTGGGTAGAGTGCTGA
- a CDS encoding PAS domain-containing protein, with protein sequence MNIEQFIQRAETLHTRLADLYQTASVLPWIPPDLLPQAFKELYTTSRMVQLAAEELYQENEELIQTRNWLEAQRQRYYDLFEFAPDGYLVTNSEGIIEEANLTATQLLKVSKHFLLGKSMINFVPLEERQRFCSELIDLSQSDKVRELVIRLQERHGDIFDAALTVKVVRNQQGKTISIRWLMRDITEYQRAESVLVKNDTDISQDRPIQKYSKGEIIVLNPLVICYVRQGLVKLSTFCEMGEEVLIGLATKGMIFSSSMTSLQIYQAIAISDVELVSIYLAEIANSPILSHILLPKFNQRLQQTESLLVIAGRRRVQDRLQHFLELLKQEVGEPMLEGTRLSVRFTHEDIASACCTTRVTITRLIGKLQQEGFISFDAKKHMILKNI encoded by the coding sequence GTGAACATAGAACAATTTATCCAACGCGCAGAAACATTGCATACACGATTAGCAGATTTGTATCAAACTGCTAGTGTCTTACCTTGGATTCCACCGGATCTGCTACCGCAAGCTTTTAAGGAACTCTATACCACCTCAAGGATGGTACAGTTAGCAGCAGAGGAATTGTATCAAGAAAACGAAGAATTAATACAAACCCGAAATTGGTTAGAAGCACAACGCCAGCGTTATTATGATTTATTCGAGTTTGCTCCCGATGGCTATTTAGTAACTAATTCCGAAGGTATCATCGAAGAAGCTAACCTGACTGCGACTCAGTTGCTCAAAGTTTCAAAGCACTTTCTGTTAGGTAAATCCATGATTAACTTCGTCCCTTTAGAAGAACGTCAGCGTTTTTGTAGCGAACTCATCGATCTTTCTCAATCAGACAAGGTTAGAGAGTTAGTTATACGCTTACAGGAACGTCATGGCGATATCTTTGACGCAGCTTTGACAGTAAAAGTTGTGCGGAATCAACAGGGAAAAACTATTTCTATACGTTGGCTAATGCGTGACATTACAGAGTATCAACGAGCGGAATCTGTCTTAGTAAAAAACGACACTGATATTAGCCAGGATCGCCCTATACAAAAATATTCTAAAGGAGAAATTATAGTTCTCAATCCGTTGGTGATTTGCTATGTTCGTCAGGGTTTAGTTAAGTTGAGTACATTTTGTGAAATGGGTGAAGAAGTGCTGATTGGATTAGCAACAAAAGGTATGATTTTTAGCTCTAGTATGACCTCTTTACAGATTTACCAAGCTATAGCTATATCGGATGTTGAATTAGTGTCAATTTACTTAGCAGAAATAGCAAATTCTCCAATACTGAGCCATATTCTTTTACCAAAATTCAATCAGCGGTTACAGCAGACAGAATCTTTATTAGTCATTGCTGGTAGACGCAGGGTACAAGACCGGTTACAGCATTTCTTGGAGCTTTTGAAGCAGGAAGTTGGTGAACCTATGCTTGAAGGAACTCGTCTCAGTGTTCGCTTCACTCATGAAGATATTGCTAGCGCTTGCTGTACTACTAGAGTTACGATTACACGCTTGATAGGTAAATTACAACAAGAAGGTTTTATTAGTTTTGATGCTAAAAAACATATGATTTTGAAAAATATATAA
- a CDS encoding glycosyltransferase family 4 protein, which produces MRILMISSTFPYPPSRGGTEIRTFNLLKYLQQKHSIILITQYNKDVSNAELEELRKYVSEMIALPLPAEPQNQGGMRGLLPKVGRFMESVMKATPPNVLHRYSPEIQAVVDSYVQAKKCDVITCEHSVNEIYIRPEYRHNMNTVVDVHSSVYGWTRDHLEMDASQNPLRDRLYLELVLARYEKRYCTKFSQIVVTTEDDRQEFLKLRPDIDIQVIPNGVDLELFPYRSQDIGGHQLIFVGAMDASHNIDAARFFALEVLPELQKLYPDATFSIVGARPTPEVLELKNIPGVVVTGSVPSMVEYLHQSTVCVVPLRTGFGIKNKTLEAMAAGVPVVASNRGLEGLAVDGAGTSLRALRANVPTEYITAISQLFDNPQLRSQLSANGRQLVETEFTWDIAGQRYEHICLGSNC; this is translated from the coding sequence ATGCGAATACTCATGATATCGTCAACTTTTCCCTATCCACCTAGTCGCGGTGGCACGGAAATTAGAACTTTTAATTTGCTCAAATACCTCCAGCAGAAACATTCGATAATTTTAATTACTCAATATAACAAAGACGTATCAAATGCTGAATTAGAGGAATTACGTAAATATGTCAGTGAAATGATAGCGTTACCTTTACCAGCAGAACCCCAAAATCAAGGTGGTATGAGAGGATTATTGCCAAAAGTAGGGCGCTTTATGGAATCAGTCATGAAAGCAACGCCACCAAACGTTTTGCATCGCTATTCTCCAGAAATTCAAGCGGTAGTGGATAGTTATGTTCAGGCGAAAAAGTGTGATGTGATTACCTGTGAACATAGTGTGAATGAAATATATATAAGACCAGAATATCGCCACAATATGAATACGGTTGTTGATGTACACAGTTCGGTTTATGGTTGGACTCGTGACCATCTAGAAATGGACGCTTCACAGAATCCGCTACGCGATCGCCTGTATTTGGAGTTGGTCTTAGCCCGTTACGAAAAGCGGTATTGCACTAAATTTTCCCAGATTGTCGTCACCACAGAGGACGACCGCCAAGAATTTCTCAAACTTCGTCCTGACATTGATATTCAAGTAATTCCTAATGGTGTAGATTTAGAATTATTTCCCTATCGTTCACAAGATATAGGCGGACATCAGTTAATATTTGTCGGAGCAATGGATGCATCTCATAACATTGATGCAGCTCGTTTTTTTGCTTTAGAAGTATTGCCAGAACTGCAAAAGCTTTATCCTGATGCTACATTTAGTATTGTCGGTGCTAGACCAACACCAGAAGTTTTAGAACTGAAAAATATTCCTGGAGTAGTTGTCACTGGTTCTGTACCTTCTATGGTAGAATATCTACATCAATCTACTGTTTGTGTAGTCCCGCTACGAACTGGTTTTGGGATTAAAAATAAAACTTTAGAGGCAATGGCAGCTGGTGTGCCAGTAGTAGCAAGCAATCGCGGTTTAGAAGGACTAGCCGTAGATGGTGCGGGAACATCGCTACGCGCATTACGAGCAAATGTCCCCACCGAGTATATCACGGCTATTAGTCAACTATTTGATAACCCACAACTACGCTCTCAATTGTCTGCTAATGGTAGACAATTAGTAGAAACGGAATTTACCTGGGATATAGCCGGTCAACGCTATGAGCATATTTGTCTTGGGAGTAACTGCTAA
- a CDS encoding pentapeptide repeat-containing protein, which translates to MENNKILSQYAVGERNFNGVNLHQVNLCEADLRGANFAAADLSGADLSRANLSGCNLTRANLTDADLSGANLNGANLSEINLIGSDLISVNLEGTNLTRADLRSANLVLANLFGANLSEAEMSGADLTGANLKRANLIGANLSEAEFSNSDLTEAIITEQEMTGEILHVGLSHKWITWAGSF; encoded by the coding sequence ATGGAAAATAACAAGATCCTGAGTCAATATGCAGTAGGAGAACGGAATTTTAATGGAGTCAATCTGCATCAGGTAAACCTTTGCGAAGCTGATTTGAGAGGTGCAAATTTTGCAGCAGCTGACTTAAGTGGCGCCGACCTCAGTCGAGCTAATTTAAGTGGCTGTAACCTAACTCGCGCTAATCTGACTGATGCAGACCTAAGTGGTGCCAACTTAAACGGTGCTAACTTGAGTGAGATAAATTTAATAGGTTCAGACCTAATTAGCGTTAACCTAGAGGGAACAAACCTGACTCGTGCAGATTTGCGGAGTGCGAATTTAGTTTTAGCAAATTTGTTTGGTGCAAATCTCAGCGAAGCCGAAATGAGTGGAGCCGATTTAACTGGTGCCAATTTGAAGAGAGCAAATTTAATTGGCGCAAATCTCAGCGAAGCAGAATTTAGTAATTCAGATTTAACTGAAGCAATCATTACTGAACAAGAAATGACTGGGGAAATTTTGCACGTCGGTTTATCTCATAAATGGATAACTTGGGCTGGTAGTTTCTAA
- a CDS encoding SGNH/GDSL hydrolase family protein: protein MKMVLIIILTVVTGLLMAIEVGLRSFFGFGNPLIYIGDEEIGYLLAPNQRTRRFGNRIEINEYSMRSAPIQKTPAASTLRVLILGDSIANGGWWTDQDQTISSLMMRSLVSTSVGKYHGAEVLNASANSWGPKNELAYLRRFGNFNAQAVVLIINTDDLFAITPTSLPVGRDRNYPDSKPPLALVEVWQRYLVKQNPIPEITALQNEPGDRVRMNLEAIGEIQTIARETNSQFLLVMTPLRREIGAPGPRNYEITARQRLSDFAKAQQISYVDVLPVFNSHKNPQALYQDHIHLNLQGNQLVNQLMVRSLLDMLGQSIPQNGSPVK, encoded by the coding sequence GTGAAAATGGTGCTAATCATAATTTTGACAGTGGTTACGGGATTGTTGATGGCGATAGAGGTAGGACTGCGATCATTTTTTGGCTTTGGGAATCCCCTGATTTACATTGGGGATGAGGAGATTGGTTATTTGTTAGCGCCTAACCAGCGCACTCGCCGCTTTGGTAATCGCATTGAGATTAATGAGTATTCTATGCGAAGTGCGCCGATTCAAAAGACGCCAGCAGCTTCTACATTACGAGTGCTGATTTTAGGAGATTCTATCGCTAATGGTGGCTGGTGGACAGATCAGGATCAGACAATTTCTAGCCTGATGATGCGTTCGTTAGTATCAACCAGTGTTGGTAAATATCATGGTGCTGAAGTATTAAATGCGTCAGCAAATTCCTGGGGACCGAAAAATGAATTAGCCTATTTGCGGCGATTTGGCAATTTTAATGCCCAAGCAGTGGTGTTAATTATTAATACCGATGATTTGTTTGCTATCACACCAACTTCTTTACCAGTAGGACGCGATCGCAATTATCCAGATAGTAAACCCCCTCTGGCATTAGTGGAAGTCTGGCAACGTTATCTGGTTAAGCAAAATCCGATACCCGAAATCACAGCATTGCAAAATGAACCAGGCGATCGCGTGAGGATGAATCTCGAAGCTATCGGCGAAATTCAAACCATTGCTCGTGAAACTAATAGCCAATTTTTGTTAGTTATGACTCCTTTACGACGAGAAATTGGCGCACCAGGCCCCCGTAATTACGAAATTACAGCACGCCAGCGCCTCAGTGATTTTGCTAAAGCCCAGCAAATTAGTTATGTAGATGTGCTACCAGTATTCAACTCCCACAAAAACCCCCAAGCTTTGTACCAAGACCACATTCATCTCAACTTGCAAGGTAATCAGCTGGTCAATCAACTTATGGTGCGATCGCTTTTAGACATGTTGGGTCAATCAATACCGCAAAATGGTTCTCCTGTCAAGTAA